The following are encoded in a window of Ricinus communis isolate WT05 ecotype wild-type chromosome 4, ASM1957865v1, whole genome shotgun sequence genomic DNA:
- the LOC8259984 gene encoding casbene synthase, chloroplastic-like isoform X2 gives MALPPVAMQSNSEKLKYFFYRLPSTRLEYGNNRFHFLPSSAKPHAKPPAQACLSSTTHQEVRPLAHFPPTVWGNRFASLTFNPSEFESYDGRVNVLKEKVKDLLVSSASDSVETVVLIDLLCRLGVSYHFENDIEELLNKIFNSQPNLVDEKECDLYTAAIVFRVFRQHGFKMSSDVFSKFKDSDGKFKESLRGDAKGMLSLFEASHLSVHGEDILEEAFAFTKDYLQSSAVELFPNLKRHITNALEQPFHSGVPRLEARKFIDLYEADIECRNETLLEFAKLDYNRVQLLHQQELCQFSKWWKDLNLASDIPYARDRMAEIFFWAVAMYFEPDYAHTRMIIAKVVLLISLIDDTIDAYATMEETHILAEAVARWDMSCLEKLPDYMKVIYKLLLNTFSEFEKELTAEGKSYSVKYGREAFQELVRGYYLEAVWRDEGKIPSFDDYLYNGSMTTGLPLVSTASFMGVQEITGLNEFQWLETNPKLSYASGAFIRLVNDLTSHVTEQQRGHVASCIDCYMNQHGVSKDEAVKILQKMATDCWKEINEECMRRSQVSVGHLMRIVNLARLTDVSYKYGDGYTDSQQLKQFVKGLFVDPISI, from the exons ATGGCATTGCCACCGGTTGCTATGCAATCAAACTCTGAAAAGCTTAAGTACTTCTTTTATAGATTACCTTCCACTAGGTTGGAGTACGGCAATAATCGCTTCCATTTCCTTCCCTCATCTGCTAAGCCACACGCTAAACCACCAGCTCAAGCATGTTTATCCTCAACAACCCACCAAGAAGTTCGTCCCTTAGCACACTTTCCTCCAACTGTCTGGGGCAATCGCTTTGCTTCCTTGACCTTTAATCCATCG GAATTTGAATCGTATGATGGACGGGTAAATGTGCTGAAGGAAAAAGTTAAAGACTTGCTAGTTTCATCTGCAAGTGACTCAGTGGAGACCGTTGTTTTGATCGACTTACTATGCCGTCTTGGAGTATCATATCACTTTGAAAATGATATTGAAGAGCTACTAAACAAAATCTTCAACTCCCAGCCTAACCTTGTCGATGAAAAAGAATGTGATCTCTACACTGCGGCAATTGTATTTCGAGTTTTCAGACAGCATGGTTTTAAAATGTCTTCTG ATGTGTTTAGCAAATTCAAGGACAGTGATGGTAAGTTCAAGGAATCCCTACGGGGTGATGCTAAGGGTATGCTCAGCCTTTTTGAAGCTTCCCATCTAAGTGTGCATGGAGAAGACATTCTTGAAGAAGCCTTTGCTTTCACCAAGGATTACTTACAGTCCTCTGCAGTTGAGTTATTCCCTAATCTCAAAAGGCATATAACGAACGCCCTAGAGCAGCCTTTCCACAGTGGCGTGCCGAGGCTAGAGGCCAGGAAATTCATCGATCTATACGAAGCTGATATTGAATGCCGGAATGAAACTCTGCTCGAGTTTGCAAAGTTGGATTATAATAGAGTTCAGTTATTGCACCAACAAGAGCTATGCCAGTTCTcaaa GTGGTGGAAAGACCTGAATCTTGCTTCGGATATTCCTTATGCAAGAGACAGAATGGCAGAGATTTTCTTTTGGGCAGTCGCGATGTACTTTGAGCCTGACTATGCACACACCCGAATGATTATTGCGAAGGTTGTATTGCTTATATCACTAATAGATGATACAATTGATGCGTATGCAACAATGGAGGAAACTCATATTCTTGCTGAAGCAGTCGCAAG GTGGGACATGAGCTGCCTCGAGAAGCTGCCAGATTACATGAAAGTTATTTATAAACTATTGCTAAACACCTTCTCTGAATTCGAGAAAGAATTGACGGCGGAAGGCAAGTCCTACAGCGTCAAATACGGAAGGGAAGCG TTTCAAGAACTAGTGAGAGGTTACTACCTGGAGGCTGTATGGCGCGACGAGGGTAAAATACCATCGTTCGATGACTACTTGTATAATGGATCCATGACCACCGGATTGCCTCTCGTCTCAACAGCTTCTTTCATGGGAGTTCAAGAAATTACAGGTCTCAACGAATTCCAATGGCTGGAAACTAATCCCAAATTAAGTTATGCTTCCGGTGCATTCATCCGACTTGTCAACGACTTAACTTCTCATGTG ACTGAACAACAAAGAGGACACGTTGCATCTTGCATCGACTGCTATATGAACCAACATGGAGTTTCCAAAGACGAAGCAGTCAAAATACTTCAAAAAATGGCTACAGATTGTTGGAAAGAGATTAATGAAGAATGTATGAGGCGGAGTCAAGTGTCAGTGGGTCACCTAATGAGAATAGTCAATCTGGCACGTCTTACGGATGTGAGTTACAAGTATGGAGACGGTTACACTGATTCCCAGCAATTGAAACAATTTGTTAAGGGATTGTTCGTTGATCCAATTTCTATTTGA
- the LOC8259984 gene encoding casbene synthase, chloroplastic-like isoform X1, translating to MALPPVAMQSNSEKLKYFFYRLPSTRLEYGNNRFHFLPSSAKPHAKPPAQACLSSTTHQEVRPLAHFPPTVWGNRFASLTFNPSEFESYDGRVNVLKEKVKDLLVSSASDSVETVVLIDLLCRLGVSYHFENDIEELLNKIFNSQPNLVDEKECDLYTAAIVFRVFRQHGFKMSSADVFSKFKDSDGKFKESLRGDAKGMLSLFEASHLSVHGEDILEEAFAFTKDYLQSSAVELFPNLKRHITNALEQPFHSGVPRLEARKFIDLYEADIECRNETLLEFAKLDYNRVQLLHQQELCQFSKWWKDLNLASDIPYARDRMAEIFFWAVAMYFEPDYAHTRMIIAKVVLLISLIDDTIDAYATMEETHILAEAVARWDMSCLEKLPDYMKVIYKLLLNTFSEFEKELTAEGKSYSVKYGREAFQELVRGYYLEAVWRDEGKIPSFDDYLYNGSMTTGLPLVSTASFMGVQEITGLNEFQWLETNPKLSYASGAFIRLVNDLTSHVTEQQRGHVASCIDCYMNQHGVSKDEAVKILQKMATDCWKEINEECMRRSQVSVGHLMRIVNLARLTDVSYKYGDGYTDSQQLKQFVKGLFVDPISI from the exons ATGGCATTGCCACCGGTTGCTATGCAATCAAACTCTGAAAAGCTTAAGTACTTCTTTTATAGATTACCTTCCACTAGGTTGGAGTACGGCAATAATCGCTTCCATTTCCTTCCCTCATCTGCTAAGCCACACGCTAAACCACCAGCTCAAGCATGTTTATCCTCAACAACCCACCAAGAAGTTCGTCCCTTAGCACACTTTCCTCCAACTGTCTGGGGCAATCGCTTTGCTTCCTTGACCTTTAATCCATCG GAATTTGAATCGTATGATGGACGGGTAAATGTGCTGAAGGAAAAAGTTAAAGACTTGCTAGTTTCATCTGCAAGTGACTCAGTGGAGACCGTTGTTTTGATCGACTTACTATGCCGTCTTGGAGTATCATATCACTTTGAAAATGATATTGAAGAGCTACTAAACAAAATCTTCAACTCCCAGCCTAACCTTGTCGATGAAAAAGAATGTGATCTCTACACTGCGGCAATTGTATTTCGAGTTTTCAGACAGCATGGTTTTAAAATGTCTTCTG CAGATGTGTTTAGCAAATTCAAGGACAGTGATGGTAAGTTCAAGGAATCCCTACGGGGTGATGCTAAGGGTATGCTCAGCCTTTTTGAAGCTTCCCATCTAAGTGTGCATGGAGAAGACATTCTTGAAGAAGCCTTTGCTTTCACCAAGGATTACTTACAGTCCTCTGCAGTTGAGTTATTCCCTAATCTCAAAAGGCATATAACGAACGCCCTAGAGCAGCCTTTCCACAGTGGCGTGCCGAGGCTAGAGGCCAGGAAATTCATCGATCTATACGAAGCTGATATTGAATGCCGGAATGAAACTCTGCTCGAGTTTGCAAAGTTGGATTATAATAGAGTTCAGTTATTGCACCAACAAGAGCTATGCCAGTTCTcaaa GTGGTGGAAAGACCTGAATCTTGCTTCGGATATTCCTTATGCAAGAGACAGAATGGCAGAGATTTTCTTTTGGGCAGTCGCGATGTACTTTGAGCCTGACTATGCACACACCCGAATGATTATTGCGAAGGTTGTATTGCTTATATCACTAATAGATGATACAATTGATGCGTATGCAACAATGGAGGAAACTCATATTCTTGCTGAAGCAGTCGCAAG GTGGGACATGAGCTGCCTCGAGAAGCTGCCAGATTACATGAAAGTTATTTATAAACTATTGCTAAACACCTTCTCTGAATTCGAGAAAGAATTGACGGCGGAAGGCAAGTCCTACAGCGTCAAATACGGAAGGGAAGCG TTTCAAGAACTAGTGAGAGGTTACTACCTGGAGGCTGTATGGCGCGACGAGGGTAAAATACCATCGTTCGATGACTACTTGTATAATGGATCCATGACCACCGGATTGCCTCTCGTCTCAACAGCTTCTTTCATGGGAGTTCAAGAAATTACAGGTCTCAACGAATTCCAATGGCTGGAAACTAATCCCAAATTAAGTTATGCTTCCGGTGCATTCATCCGACTTGTCAACGACTTAACTTCTCATGTG ACTGAACAACAAAGAGGACACGTTGCATCTTGCATCGACTGCTATATGAACCAACATGGAGTTTCCAAAGACGAAGCAGTCAAAATACTTCAAAAAATGGCTACAGATTGTTGGAAAGAGATTAATGAAGAATGTATGAGGCGGAGTCAAGTGTCAGTGGGTCACCTAATGAGAATAGTCAATCTGGCACGTCTTACGGATGTGAGTTACAAGTATGGAGACGGTTACACTGATTCCCAGCAATTGAAACAATTTGTTAAGGGATTGTTCGTTGATCCAATTTCTATTTGA
- the LOC8259983 gene encoding premnaspirodiene oxygenase — protein MSSQPAVLQSNFLNRNVQPFLTIPSASTKYSGTACFSSFPSVKLNARPPQACFSLNKNNDHSTPTSILPPGPWQLPLIGNIHQLVGHLPHSRLRDLGKIYGPVMSVQLGEVSAVVVSSVEAAKEVLRIQDVIFAERPPVLMAEIVLYNRHDIVFGSYGDHWRQLRKICTLELLSLKRVQSFKSVREDEFSNFIKYLSSKAGTPVNLTHDLFSLTNSVMLRTSIGKKCKNQEAILRIIDSVVAAGGGFSVADVFPSFKLLHMISGDRSSLEALRRDTDEILDEIINEHKAGRKAGDDHDEAENLLDVLLDLQENGDLEVPLTNDSIKATILDMFGAGSDTSSKTAEWALSELMRHPEIMKKAQEEVRGVFGDSGEVDETRLHELKYLKLVIKETLRLHPAIPLIPRECRERTKINGYDVYPKTKVLVNIWAISRDPNIWSEADKFKPERFLNSSLDYKGNYLEFAPFGSGKRVCPGMTLGITNLELILAKLLYHFDWKLPDGITPETLDMTESVGGAIKRRTDLNLIPVLYPTH, from the exons ATGTCATCACAACCAGCAGTTTTACAATCCAACTTCCTTAACAGAAACGTCCAGCCATTTCTAACCATTCCCTCTGCTTCTACCAAGTATAGTGGCACCGCTTGTTTCTCTTCCTTTCCCTCagttaaattaaatgctaGACCACCGCAAGCATGCTTCTCCTTGAATAAAAACAACGATCACTCTACCCCCACCTCCATCCTTCCTCCAGGACCTTGGCAGTTACCTCTGATAGGTAACATACACCAGCTCGTCGGCCATTTACCCCATAGCCGCCTGAGAGACTTGGGAAAAATTTATGGACCTGTGATGAGTGTTCAACTCGGAGAAGTTTCTGCTGTGGTGGTATCATCAGTAGAAGCAGCCAAAGAAGTGCTGAGGATCCAGGATGTCATCTTCGCTGAAAGACCTCCTGTCCTCATGGCAGAAATTGTGCTCTACAATCGTCATGATATTGTTTTTGGGTCTTATGGAGATCACTGGAGACAACTTAGAAAGATTTGCACATTGGAGTTGCTTAGTCTTAAGCGCGTGCAATCTTTCAAATCAGTCAGGGAAGACgagttttcaaattttatcaaataccTTTCTTCCAAAGCCGGAACTCCAGTCAATCTTACTCACGACTTGTTTTCTTTAACAAATTCTGTtatgttaagaacctccatAGGCAAGAAATGCAAAAACCAAGAAGCAATTTTAAGAATCATCGACAGTGTTGTTGCGGCAGGAGGAGGTTTCAGTGTTGCTGATGTGTTTCCTTCCTTCAAATTGCTCCATATGATTAGCGGAGACAGGTCAAGTCTTGAGGCCTTACGTCGAGACACAGACGAGATACTTGACGAAATCATTAATGAACACAAAGCCGGCAGGAAGGCTGGTGATGATCACGACGAAGCTGAAAATCTTCTGGATGTTCTTTTGGATCTTCAGGAAAATGGAGACCTGGAAGTCCCTTTAACCAACGACAGCATCAAAGCAACAATTCTG GATATGTTTGGGGCTGGTAGCGACACGTCCTCAAAAACAGCAGAATGGGCGTTGTCGGAGTTGATGAGACACCCagaaataatgaaaaaggCACAGGAGGAAGTGAGGGGAGTCTTTGGTGATAGCGGAGAAGTCGATGAAACACGCCTTCATGAATTAAAATACTTGAAGTTAGTGATCAAAGAAACATTGAGATTACATCCTGCCATTCCATTAATTCCAAGAGAATGCAGGGAAAGGACTAAGATTAATGGATATGACGTATATCCCAAAACCAAGGTCCTTGTCAATATTTGGGCAATCTCAAGAGATCCAAATATATGGAGCGAAGCAGATAAATTCAAACCAGAAAGATTCTTGAACAGTTCACTTGATTACAAGGGTAATTATCTGGAATTCGCTCCGTTTGGTTCTGGGAAAAGGGTATGTCCTGGTATGACATTAGGTATAACTAATCTAGAGCTCATCCTTGCAAAATTACTATATCATTTTGACTGGAAACTTCCTGATGGAATAACGCCTGAGACGCTTGACATGACTGAATCTGTTGGTGGCGCAATTAAAAGAAGAACAGACCTTAACTTGATTCCTGTTCTATATCCTACACATTGA
- the LOC8259981 gene encoding casbene synthase, chloroplastic-like isoform X2: MALPSAAMQSNPEKLNLFHRLSSLPTTSLEYGNNRFPFFSSSAKSHFKKPTQACLSSTTHQEVRPLAYFPPTVWGNRFASLTFNPSEFESYDERVIVLKKKVKDILISSTSDSVETVILIDLLCRLGVSYHFENDIEELLSKIFNSQPDLVDEKECDLYTAAIVFRVFRQHGFKMSSDVFSKFKDSDGKFKESLRGDAKGMLSLFEASHLSVHGEDILEEAFAFTKDYLQSSAVELFPNLKRHITNALEQPFHSGVPRLEARKFIDLYEADIECRNETLLEFAKLDYNRVQLLHQQELCQFSKWWKDLNLASDIPYARDRMAEIFFWAVAMYFEPDYAHTRMIIAKVVLLISLIDDTIDAYATMEETHILAEAVARWDMSCLEKLPDYMKVIYKLLLNTFSEFEKELTAEGKSYSVKYGREAFQELVRGYYLEAVWRDEGKIPSFDDYLYNGSMTTGLPLVSTASFMGVQEITGLNEFQWLETNPKLSYASGAFIRLVNDLTSHVTEQQRGHVASCIDCYMNQHGVSKDEAVKILQKMATDCWKEINEECMRQSQVSVGHLMRIVNLARLTDVSYKYGDGYTDSQQLKQFVKGLFVDPISI, from the exons ATGGCATTGCCATCAGCTGCTATGCAATCCAACCCTGAAAAGCTTAACTTATTTCACAGATTGTCAAGCTTACCCACCACTAGCTTGGAATATGGCAATAATCGcttccctttcttttcctCATCTGCCAAGTCACACTTTAAAAAACCAACTCAAGCATGTTTATCCTCAACAACCCACCAAGAAGTTCGTCCATTAGCATACTTTCCTCCTACTGTCTGGGGCAATCGCTTTGCTTCCTTGACCTTCAATCCATCG GAATTTGAATCGTATGATGAACGGGTAATTGTGCTGAAGAAAAAAGTTAAGGACATATTAATTTCATCTACAAGTGATTCAGTGGAGACCGTTATTTTAATCGACTTATTATGTCGGCTTGGCGTATCATATCACTTTGAAAATGATATTGAAGAGCTACTAAGTAAAATCTTCAACTCCCAGCCTGACCTTGTCGATGAAAAAGAATGTGATCTCTACACTGCGGCAATTGTATTCCGAGTTTTCAGACAGCATGGTTTTAAAATGTCTTCGG ATGTGTTTAGCAAATTCAAGGACAGTGATGGTAAGTTCAAGGAATCCCTACGGGGTGATGCTAAGGGTATGCTCAGCCTTTTTGAAGCTTCCCATCTAAGTGTGCATGGAGAAGACATTCTTGAAGAAGCCTTTGCTTTCACCAAGGATTACTTACAGTCCTCTGCAGTTGAGTTATTCCCTAATCTCAAAAGGCATATAACGAACGCCCTAGAGCAGCCTTTCCACAGTGGCGTGCCGAGGCTAGAGGCCAGGAAATTCATCGATCTATACGAAGCTGATATTGAATGCCGGAATGAAACTCTGCTCGAGTTTGCAAAGTTGGATTATAATAGAGTTCAGTTATTGCACCAACAAGAGCTGTGCCAGTTCTcaaa GTGGTGGAAAGACCTGAATCTTGCTTCGGATATTCCTTATGCAAGAGACAGAATGGCAGAGATTTTCTTTTGGGCAGTCGCGATGTACTTTGAGCCTGACTATGCACACACCCGAATGATTATTGCGAAGGTTGTATTGCTTATATCACTAATAGATGATACAATTGATGCGTATGCAACAATGGAGGAAACTCATATTCTTGCTGAAGCAGTCGCAAG GTGGGACATGAGCTGCCTCGAGAAGCTGCCAGATTACATGAAAGTTATTTATAAACTATTGCTAAACACCTTCTCTGAATTCGAGAAAGAATTGACGGCGGAAGGCAAGTCCTACAGCGTCAAATACGGAAGGGAAGCG TTTCAAGAACTAGTGAGAGGTTACTACCTGGAGGCTGTATGGCGCGACGAGGGTAAAATACCATCGTTCGATGACTACTTGTATAATGGATCCATGACCACCGGATTGCCTCTCGTCTCAACAGCTTCTTTCATGGGAGTTCAAGAAATTACAGGTCTCAACGAATTCCAATGGCTGGAAACTAATCCCAAATTAAGTTATGCTTCCGGTGCATTCATCCGACTTGTCAACGACTTAACTTCTCATGTG ACTGAACAACAAAGAGGACACGTTGCATCTTGCATCGACTGCTATATGAACCAACATGGAGTTTCCAAAGACGAAGCAGTCAAAATACTTCAAAAAATGGCTACAGATTGTTGGAAAGAAATTAATGAAGAATGTATGAGGCAGAGTCAAGTGTCAGTGGGTCACCTAATGAGAATAGTTAATCTGGCACGTCTTACGGATGTGAGTTACAAGTATGGAGACGGTTACACTGATTCCCAGCAATTGAAACAATTTGTTAAGGGATTGTTCGTTGATCCAATTTCTATTTGA
- the LOC8259981 gene encoding casbene synthase, chloroplastic-like isoform X1, protein MALPSAAMQSNPEKLNLFHRLSSLPTTSLEYGNNRFPFFSSSAKSHFKKPTQACLSSTTHQEVRPLAYFPPTVWGNRFASLTFNPSEFESYDERVIVLKKKVKDILISSTSDSVETVILIDLLCRLGVSYHFENDIEELLSKIFNSQPDLVDEKECDLYTAAIVFRVFRQHGFKMSSADVFSKFKDSDGKFKESLRGDAKGMLSLFEASHLSVHGEDILEEAFAFTKDYLQSSAVELFPNLKRHITNALEQPFHSGVPRLEARKFIDLYEADIECRNETLLEFAKLDYNRVQLLHQQELCQFSKWWKDLNLASDIPYARDRMAEIFFWAVAMYFEPDYAHTRMIIAKVVLLISLIDDTIDAYATMEETHILAEAVARWDMSCLEKLPDYMKVIYKLLLNTFSEFEKELTAEGKSYSVKYGREAFQELVRGYYLEAVWRDEGKIPSFDDYLYNGSMTTGLPLVSTASFMGVQEITGLNEFQWLETNPKLSYASGAFIRLVNDLTSHVTEQQRGHVASCIDCYMNQHGVSKDEAVKILQKMATDCWKEINEECMRQSQVSVGHLMRIVNLARLTDVSYKYGDGYTDSQQLKQFVKGLFVDPISI, encoded by the exons ATGGCATTGCCATCAGCTGCTATGCAATCCAACCCTGAAAAGCTTAACTTATTTCACAGATTGTCAAGCTTACCCACCACTAGCTTGGAATATGGCAATAATCGcttccctttcttttcctCATCTGCCAAGTCACACTTTAAAAAACCAACTCAAGCATGTTTATCCTCAACAACCCACCAAGAAGTTCGTCCATTAGCATACTTTCCTCCTACTGTCTGGGGCAATCGCTTTGCTTCCTTGACCTTCAATCCATCG GAATTTGAATCGTATGATGAACGGGTAATTGTGCTGAAGAAAAAAGTTAAGGACATATTAATTTCATCTACAAGTGATTCAGTGGAGACCGTTATTTTAATCGACTTATTATGTCGGCTTGGCGTATCATATCACTTTGAAAATGATATTGAAGAGCTACTAAGTAAAATCTTCAACTCCCAGCCTGACCTTGTCGATGAAAAAGAATGTGATCTCTACACTGCGGCAATTGTATTCCGAGTTTTCAGACAGCATGGTTTTAAAATGTCTTCGG CAGATGTGTTTAGCAAATTCAAGGACAGTGATGGTAAGTTCAAGGAATCCCTACGGGGTGATGCTAAGGGTATGCTCAGCCTTTTTGAAGCTTCCCATCTAAGTGTGCATGGAGAAGACATTCTTGAAGAAGCCTTTGCTTTCACCAAGGATTACTTACAGTCCTCTGCAGTTGAGTTATTCCCTAATCTCAAAAGGCATATAACGAACGCCCTAGAGCAGCCTTTCCACAGTGGCGTGCCGAGGCTAGAGGCCAGGAAATTCATCGATCTATACGAAGCTGATATTGAATGCCGGAATGAAACTCTGCTCGAGTTTGCAAAGTTGGATTATAATAGAGTTCAGTTATTGCACCAACAAGAGCTGTGCCAGTTCTcaaa GTGGTGGAAAGACCTGAATCTTGCTTCGGATATTCCTTATGCAAGAGACAGAATGGCAGAGATTTTCTTTTGGGCAGTCGCGATGTACTTTGAGCCTGACTATGCACACACCCGAATGATTATTGCGAAGGTTGTATTGCTTATATCACTAATAGATGATACAATTGATGCGTATGCAACAATGGAGGAAACTCATATTCTTGCTGAAGCAGTCGCAAG GTGGGACATGAGCTGCCTCGAGAAGCTGCCAGATTACATGAAAGTTATTTATAAACTATTGCTAAACACCTTCTCTGAATTCGAGAAAGAATTGACGGCGGAAGGCAAGTCCTACAGCGTCAAATACGGAAGGGAAGCG TTTCAAGAACTAGTGAGAGGTTACTACCTGGAGGCTGTATGGCGCGACGAGGGTAAAATACCATCGTTCGATGACTACTTGTATAATGGATCCATGACCACCGGATTGCCTCTCGTCTCAACAGCTTCTTTCATGGGAGTTCAAGAAATTACAGGTCTCAACGAATTCCAATGGCTGGAAACTAATCCCAAATTAAGTTATGCTTCCGGTGCATTCATCCGACTTGTCAACGACTTAACTTCTCATGTG ACTGAACAACAAAGAGGACACGTTGCATCTTGCATCGACTGCTATATGAACCAACATGGAGTTTCCAAAGACGAAGCAGTCAAAATACTTCAAAAAATGGCTACAGATTGTTGGAAAGAAATTAATGAAGAATGTATGAGGCAGAGTCAAGTGTCAGTGGGTCACCTAATGAGAATAGTTAATCTGGCACGTCTTACGGATGTGAGTTACAAGTATGGAGACGGTTACACTGATTCCCAGCAATTGAAACAATTTGTTAAGGGATTGTTCGTTGATCCAATTTCTATTTGA